From Micrococcus porci, one genomic window encodes:
- a CDS encoding response regulator transcription factor, whose protein sequence is MARLLMLTRAASAVEVLPALDLLTHDVERADPRAALAAGREDVDGVLLDATSGLAEARTLARDLASLAPEVPVVAVMAEGALTAVGPEWSLADIVLTGAGPAEVDARVRLLRPADAPVAGGAAERLAVGGVEIDPVGYRARLDGRALNLTFREFELLKHLAQSPGRAFSREQLLREVWGDDYFGGTRTVDVHVRRLRAKLGPDREQMIGTVRNVGYRFTPRPDGDA, encoded by the coding sequence ATGGCGCGGCTGCTGATGCTCACGCGCGCCGCGTCCGCCGTGGAGGTGCTCCCCGCGCTCGACCTCCTCACGCACGACGTCGAGCGCGCCGACCCCCGCGCCGCCCTCGCCGCCGGCCGGGAGGACGTCGACGGCGTGCTGCTCGACGCCACCTCCGGCCTGGCAGAGGCGCGCACCCTGGCCCGGGACCTGGCGTCCCTGGCGCCGGAGGTGCCGGTGGTGGCGGTGATGGCCGAAGGCGCCCTCACCGCGGTGGGCCCGGAGTGGTCGCTCGCAGACATCGTGCTCACCGGCGCCGGACCCGCCGAGGTGGACGCCCGCGTGCGCCTGCTGCGCCCCGCCGACGCGCCGGTGGCCGGCGGCGCGGCGGAGCGGCTGGCCGTGGGCGGCGTGGAGATCGACCCGGTCGGCTACCGGGCCCGCCTCGACGGACGCGCCCTGAACCTCACCTTCCGCGAGTTCGAGCTGCTCAAGCACCTCGCGCAGAGTCCCGGCCGGGCGTTCTCCCGCGAGCAGCTGCTCCGGGAGGTGTGGGGCGACGACTACTTCGGCGGGACCCGCACCGTGGACGTCCACGTGCGCCGCCTGCGCGCCAAGCTCGGCCCGGACCGCGAGCAGATGATCGGCACCGTCCGCAACGTCGGCTACCGGTTCACCCCCCGCCCCGACGGCGATGCCTGA